The genomic interval GCTGCGTGGAGCCCGGCTGGTTCGACGTGATGGTGGGCCCGTCCAGTGCCGACACGCCGTTGACCACCGCCGTGCAGGTGCTGGGCACGGCCCCCCGCATGCTGGGCCGCGACTGGCGCATGGAAAGCAGTTGCAGCGTCCAGCTGAAAGTTTAAGCATGAAATAGGCTGCCCGTGCTGATCCATCTAGCACGAGCAGCTATCAAAACCATAGTAATTACCTGAAAGATCAACGCATGGAACACCACGAGAGAGTCGAGAAAATGGGCATAGGCATCATCGGCTGCGGCAACATCAGCGCGGCGTATCTGCAGGGGGCGGCGAACTTCTCCATCCTGGACATCCGCGGCGTGGCTGACCTGCACGCCCCGGCGGCGCAGGCCCGGGCGACAGAGTTTGGCGTGCCCTTCCGCACGGTAGAGGCCCTGCTGGCCGACCCGGCGATCGAGATCATCGTCAACCTGACCATCCCCGCCGCACACGTGGAAGTGGGCCTGCAGGTGCTGCACGCAGGCAAGCATGTCTATTCCGAAAAGCCGCTGGGTACCACTACGGCCCAGGCGCGCAGCCTGCTGGCACTGGCGGACGCGCGCGGCCTGCGGGTGGGCTGCGCGCCCGACACGTTTTTGGGCGGCGCGCAGCAAACCTGCCGCAAGCTGGTGGATGCCGGGGCCATCGGCCAGCCGGTGGCGGGCACCGCCTTTTTCCTGTGCCCCGGCCACGAGCGCTGGCACCCCAACCCGGCCTTCTACTACGCCCAGGGCGGCGGGCCGATGCTGGACATGGGGCCGTACTACATCACCGCCCTGGTCAACCTGATCGGGCCGGTGGCGCGCGTCTCGGGCAGCACCCTGCGCGCCCGCAGCCAGCGGCGCATCACCAGCGAGCCGCTGAACGGCAGCCTGATCGACGTGGAGGTGGCCACCCACGTGGCGGGCACGCTGGAATTTGCGTCGGGCGCGGTAGTGTCGATAGCCACCAGCTTCGATGTGCCCCGGCACCGCCACAGCCCCATCGAGCTGTACGGCACCGAGGCCAGCCTGCTGGTGCCCGACCCGAACCACTTTGGCGGCCAGATCGAACTGGCCCGGCCCGGCGAAAACTGGCAGGCCCAGCCCACCGAGCACGGCTGGGCGGACGGCATCCTGCGCAGCATCGGCGTGGCCGACATGGCCCATGCCATCCGCGCCGACCGGCCGCACCGGGCATCCGGCGCACTGGCCCTGCACGTGCTGGAGGTCATGGAGGCGTTCCAGATCTCCAGCGACACGGGCCGCCACGTGCCCATTGCCAGCCGCCCCGAGCGCCCGCCCATGCTGCCCACCCTGCACGCTGTCAGCCAAACCACTGCCTCCTGGAGATTTGCACATGCAGAACACGCGTAATGCCCTGATCGTCTGGTGTGGCTGGAGCGGCCACGAGCCCGAACAATGTGCCGCCATCGTCGCCGACATGCTGGCCCAGGCCGACTTCCAGGTGCGGGTGGAAACCTCGCCCGAGGCCTTTGCCGACCCGGCGCTGGCCCAACTGAGCCTGATCGTACCGATCTGCACCATGTCCAAAATCAGCAAGGAAGCGGCGCAGAACCTGAGCCAAGCCGTGCAGTCTGGCGTGGGGCTGGCCGGGTTCCACGGCGGCATGGGCGATGCCTTTCGCGAGTCGGTGGAGTACCAGTTCATGACCGGCGGGCAATGGGTGGCGCACCCGGGTAACGTCATCGACTACCGGGTACACATCTGCGCGGGCGACGACCCGGTGGTGGCGGGCATAGAAGACTTTGACTACCACTCCGAGCAGTACTACATGCATGTCGATCCGTCCAACCAGGTGCTGGCCACCACCACCTTTTCGGCGGCGCACGCACCGTGGATTGACGGCACCGTGATGCCCGTGGTGTGGAAGCGCCGCCACGGTGCGGGCCGGGTGTTCTACAGCGCGCTGGGCCATGTGGCCAAAGAGTTTGACGTGCCCCAGATGCGCACCCTGCTGGACAGGGGTATGCGCTGGGCCGCACGTTAGTTAGACTGTCGAACTTACCTCACCTATTCGCCTATTTATAAGCACAACAAGACGTCCACCATGACCACTCCTTCCCACACCCTCTACCCCAGCCTGGCGGGCCAGCGCGTGGCCATCACCGGCGGTGCCAGCGGCATCGGTGCCGGGCTGGTCACGGCCTTTGTGCGCCAGGGCTGCGAGGTGCACTTTCTGGACCGCATGGCACCGGCCACCGCGCCCGAGCAAGCGACCTTCCACCTGTGCGACCTGCAGGACACCGATGCCATCGCCCGCACCTTCGCGGCCATTGGCCCGCTGGACGTGCTGGTCAACAACGCAGGCAACGACGACCGCCACACGCTGGCCCAGGTCACCCCCGCCTACTTTGACGACCGCATCGGGGTCAACCTGCGCCACCTGCTGTTTTGCGCGCAGGCGGTGGTGGAGGGCATGCAGGCGCGCGGCGGCGGCTCCATCATCAACTTCGGCTCCATCGCCTGGCACCTGGGGCTGGAGAACCTGGTGCTGTACGAGACCGCCAAGGCCGGCATCGAGGGCATGACCCGGGCCCTGGCCCGCGAGCTGGGGCAGCAGCGCATCCGCGTCAACTGCATCCTGCCCGGCAACGTGGAAACCCCGCGCCAGGCGAAGTGGTACACGCCCGAAGGCGAGGCCGCCATCATTGCCGCCCAGTGCCTGAAAGAGCGCATCCAGCCCAGCGACATCGCCGCCATGGCGCTGTTTCTGGCATCCGGCGATGCACGCATGTGCACGGGGCACAACTACTGGGTGGATGCCGGTTGGCGCTGAACGTTTCAGGCCGTTTGTGCTTATTCCATAAGCACGAGCAGCTCCTTTTTTTATAGCCGGAGCTTAGGGCGGCACGGGTTTAAGCAAACCGGTGCGCTCCATCAGTTCGGCGGTGGTGCTCTCTTCCAGCGCATACACACCGCGTGTTTCCCGCCACACCAGCGCCTTGTCTTGCAGGGCTGTCAGGGCCTGCTGCACATTCGGCACCTCGACGGTGGTCACCCTGGATTTGCCTTCAAGCTGGTCGTGCACGGCCTGGTAGGCCGCAATGGTTGCAGCCTCAAAAGGGGCATATTGGTCGCCGCGTGCCACCAGTACCCGCAGCACCGCGGATTGCAGAGGCGTGAGTGCCCGGATCACCCGCAAGGCCTGCTCGTCGCTCATGGCCATTTGTTCGCTCACCGCCTCATGAAAGCGCTGGGGGGCTGCGGCAGGCAGCAGCTTTGGCGGTGGAAAACCGGGGCTATTGGGGTTGCTGAAGTCGCCATGGGCTGCCACTTTATGGTGAACTATAGTTTTCTATAGAACTCTATAGTTCCCTCGCGAAAATCTATAAAGAAATAGCTGCTAGCGCTTATTCCACCAGCGCAAGCAGCTCTTATTTTTATAGCTTCAGCACCACCCGCCCGCGCACGCTGCCCTGGAGCAGCGCGGCCCCGGTGGCCACGGCCTGGTCCAGGCCGATCTCGTGGGCCATGGATTCCAGCTTGGCTACGTCCAGGTCTTGCGCCAGGCGCTGCCAGGCCTGCTGGCGCAGGGGCAGGGGGCACATCACGCTGTCGATACCGTACAGGCTGATGCCGCGCAGGATGAACGGGGCCACGCTGGCGGGGAAGTCCATGCCGCCCGCCAGCCCGCAGGCCGCTACGGCCCCGGCGCGGCGGGTGGTGGCGCAGGCGTTGGCCAGGGTGTGGCTGCCAACGGCATCGACCACACCGGCCCAGCGTTCCTTGCCCAGCGGCTTGCCAGGGGTGCTGAGCTCGGCGCGGTCGATGATGTGGGTGGCACCCAGGGCGCGCAGGTAGTCGGCCTCGGCCGGGCGGCCGGTGCTGGCCACCACGGTGTAGCCCAACTTGGCCAGCAGGGCGATAGCCACACTGCCTACGCCGCCGTTGGCCCCGGTGACCAGCACCTCGCCGTCTGCCGGGTGGATGCCGTGCTTTTCCAGCGCCAGCACGCACAGCATGGCGGTATAGCCCGCCGTGCCGATGGCCATGGCCTGGCGGGTGCTGAAGGCCGGGGGCAGGGCCACCAGCCAGTCGCCGCTCACACGCGCCTGCTGGGCCAGGCCGCCGCTGTGGGTTTCGCCCACGCCCCAGCCGTTCAGGATCACCTTGTCACCAGGCTTCCACGCCGGGTGGGTGCTGTGCGTGACCGTGCCCGCAAAGTCGATGCCCGGCACCAGCGGAAAGCGCCGCACCACCGGCGAGGCCCCGGTGAGGGCCAGGCCGTCTTTGTAGTTAAGGGTGGACCACTCGACGCGCACGGTGACGTCGCCGTCGCCAAGAACGCTGTCGTCGATTTGCTGCAGCGTGGCGCGGTAGCCCGCGTCGTCCTTGGTGACCAGAATGCCTGTGAACATGGGGTTGTCTCCTGAAAACTATTTTTGAGCCAAATCGGCCTCTACCGCTTATTCCATAAGCACAAGCAGCTATGCTTTTAGGACCAATGCCCGGTGCGGCAGACCGTCGAGAATACCGCTATGCCCAAAACCCCACAGAGCGCCGAGGCGCTGTTTTTCGACGGCACGCAACGGCTGACGGATGGCGATGCGGTAGGTGCCGAAACCTGCCTGCGGGCCGCACTGGCGCTGGCCCCCACCCTGGCCGAGGCCCATGCCAACCTGGGACTGGCGCTGGAGGCCCGCGGCGCGCTGGCCGAGGCCGCAGACAGCTACCGCACATCCCTCGCCCACAACCCCACGCTGCCGCAAACCTGGGTGAACCTGGCCGGGGTGCTGCTGCTGCTGCGCCAACTCGATGAAGCCGAAGTGGCCTGCGCCCAGGCACTGCGGCTGCGGCGCGACGACCCCGCCGCCTGGTGCAACCTGGGCGCGGTGTACGCCCGCATGGGGCTGGAGCTGGAATCCGAGGAAGCCTGCCGCGAAGCCATCTTTCTTGCGCCGGGCCACGCCAAGGCCCGCTTCAACCTGGCCTATCTGCTGCTGCGCCAGGGGCGATGGGAGGAGGGTTGGGCGCAATTCGAATCGCGTGACTGGTACGCCGCCCTGGCGCGCCAACTGCACTGCCCGCGCTGGCAGGGCGAGCCGCTGGCGGGCCGCTCGGTGCTGGTGGGCTTTGAGGCCGGGCATGGCGACATGCTGCAGTTTGGCCGCTACTGCGTGGAATTGAAGGCCCGGGGGGCCGGGCACGTCACCCTGCTGTGCCACCCGCCGCTCAAGCGTCTGCTGGCCACCCTGCCGGGTGTGGACGCGCTGGTGGGTTTTGACGAAGACGTACCGCCCACCGACTGCTGGACCCCGCTGCTAAGCCTGCCTGCGCTGTGCCAGACGCAGCTGGACACCGTGCCCGCCACCCTGCCCTACTTGCAGGCCGAGCCCGCGTTGCAGGCGGCCTGGGCACCGCGCTTGCCGACCACCGGGTTGCGCGTGGGCCTGGTGTGGAAGGGCAACCCGAAATTTGAAAACGATGCCGAGCGTTCGCTGCCCCATCTGGCCACGCTGGCACCCCTGGCCGCAGTGGCGGGCGTGGGCTTCATCAGCCTGCAAAAAGGCGCGGGCGAGGAGGAGTCTGCCCCCTGGATGGCCACGTCGCTGGGCGCGCAGATCCACGACTTTGCCGACACCGCAGCCATCGTGGCGCAGCTCGATCTGCTGATCAGCGTGGACACCGCCGTGGCGCATCTGGCGGGCGCTTTGGCCAAGCCCTGCTGGGTGCTGCTGCCGGATTATTTGCCCGACTGGCGCTGGCTGACCGAGCGGTCCGATTCACCCTGGTACCCGGGCGTGCTGCGCCTGTTTCGCCAACCGGCAGGCGGCGGCTGGGGGCCGGTGGTGGCGGACGTGGCCGCAGCGCTACACGCGTTTGCGGCGCGGGGTTTTGACCGCTAGCGGCACGCTGGTGGCGCGCGCAATCTCGTTGGAGATGGTGCGGTTTTTGCTGTCCATGGCGTGCTCGAACATGGCGCGGCCCGCCCGCTCCGGGTCGCCCGAGGCGATGGCGGCGACGATGGGACGGTGCTCGTGGGCGGTGATGGGCATGAGCCAGCTGTCGGCCAGATTCAGGCGGCGAAACAGCGACAGCTCTTTGATCAGCTTGCGGTAGATTTCGGTGAGCTTGCGGTTGCCCGCCAGCTCGACCAGGCGGTCGTGGAACTTGAGGTTGAGCAGGTGGTAGGTGTAGGCATCCTGGGCCTTGACCTGGCGCTCCATCTCGGCCACCAGGGCCTTGATTTCCTTGAGCTGCACTGCGGTGATGTGCACCGCCAGCTGGCGGCCCACCAGCTCATCCAGCGTGGCGCGCAGGTCAAAGATTTCGATGGCTTCTGCGGTGGGGATGTCGCGCACAAACACGCCCCGGTTCTTCTCCACCCGCAGCAGACCGCCTTCTTCCAGCATGCGAAAGGCTTCACGCACCGGGCCGCGCGAGACCCCCAGTTTGAGGGCCAGCGCGGCTTCGATCAGCTTGGTGCCCGGCGGGTACTCACCCACCAGAATCGCCCTTTCCAGCTCCTGCTGCACCACGCTGGTGAGGGAGCTGGTTTGCAGGAGGGCAATGGTGGAGTGGGGAGGGTGGGGCACGGCAGGCATACCCCAAATTGAATCACAGATTCAAGCCTATTTTGCGGTCATCGACGCGACCGGAGGGCCTTTGAAACGGCGGCGTTCAAAGCCGAACCAGACCACCGCTGTCAGCGCCAGAAAGGCCAGCGTGATCTGCAAGGCCGCGTCGTTGGGTGGCTGTACGCCCAGGAACAGAATCAGCGCCGCACTCAGCACCACCAGCAAGGCCACCAGGCGGAACAACGGGCCCATGTTCCACGGCCCCATCTTGGTCCAGCTGCTGCCGTAGGCCAGGCCGCCCAGTCCGATCGGCAGACCGTAGGAGATGAAGATGAAGATCACCGTGACCGACACGATGGTGGTGTAGGCGGGGGTGTACAGCGTGAACAGCACGGCAATGGTGCAGGCCGTCCAGATGGCGGCCACGGGGGACTTGAGCGTGGCGTGCACGGTTTTCAGCGCGTTGGAGGCGGGCAGGCCGCCGTCACGGGCAAAGGCAAAAATCATGCGCGAGGCAGAGGTCACCGTGGCCAGGCCGCACAAGAATTGCGAGGCGGTGATGGCCCAGTACAAAACATTCTTCAAGCCCGCAGGCAGCACCGCATCCATGGTGGCAAAAAACACATTGCCACCCGAGGCCGCGGCCTTGTCCATGTCGGGGATGGCGATGACAAACGCGCACAGCATCAGGTAGCCAAACAGCGACGAATACAGCACCGAGGTGACGATGCCCTTGGGCACGGCACTGGAGGCGCCCATGGTTTCTTCGGCGGTGTGGGCCGAGGCATCGAAGCCGGTGATGGTGTAAATGGGCAGCAGCAGGCCCAGGCCAAACAGCATCCACATGCTGTGGGTTTCGGGCCAGACACCGCCGCCGATGTCACCGCTGTAGTTCTTGAAGGTGAACAGGCGCGACAGCTCAAAACTGGGTGCGTAAACCAGCAGCGCCACGGTCAGGCCAATGGCGGTGGCAAAGATGAGGTAGCCGCTGATGTCGGTCAAAAACGCCGTCAGCTTGATGCCTACGTGGTTGGCCAGGGCCTGCAGCGCGGTGATGCCAATGACAAACGCGGCCTGGGTGGCAAAGTTGGGCTCCCACCCCAAGCTGGTGCCAAACGCACCGATGAAGAAGTAGAAGGTGCCCACGTTAATGGCACCCAGCACCGTCACCAGGCCCAGCAGGTTCAGCCAGGCGGTCAGCCAGCCCCAGCCGCGCCCGCCCAATATCGAGCTCCAGTGGTACAGGCCCCCGGCAGTGGGAAAGGCCGAACCGATCTGCGCCATGCCCAGCGCAAACACCAGGCTGATGGCGCTGCCCACCAGCCAGCCGATGCCGATGGCCGCACCGCCCACGCCCGAAATGGCCTGCGACAGCGAGTTG from Comamonadaceae bacterium OS-1 carries:
- the gntR_5 gene encoding putative D-xylose utilization operon transcriptional repressor — translated: MPAVPHPPHSTIALLQTSSLTSVVQQELERAILVGEYPPGTKLIEAALALKLGVSRGPVREAFRMLEEGGLLRVEKNRGVFVRDIPTAEAIEIFDLRATLDELVGRQLAVHITAVQLKEIKALVAEMERQVKAQDAYTYHLLNLKFHDRLVELAGNRKLTEIYRKLIKELSLFRRLNLADSWLMPITAHEHRPIVAAIASGDPERAGRAMFEHAMDSKNRTISNEIARATSVPLAVKTPRRKRV
- the xylB_2 gene encoding D-xylose 1-dehydrogenase; this translates as MTTPSHTLYPSLAGQRVAITGGASGIGAGLVTAFVRQGCEVHFLDRMAPATAPEQATFHLCDLQDTDAIARTFAAIGPLDVLVNNAGNDDRHTLAQVTPAYFDDRIGVNLRHLLFCAQAVVEGMQARGGGSIINFGSIAWHLGLENLVLYETAKAGIEGMTRALARELGQQRIRVNCILPGNVETPRQAKWYTPEGEAAIIAAQCLKERIQPSDIAAMALFLASGDARMCTGHNYWVDAGWR
- the iolG_7 gene encoding inositol 2-dehydrogenase/D-chiro-inositol 3-dehydrogenase: MEHHERVEKMGIGIIGCGNISAAYLQGAANFSILDIRGVADLHAPAAQARATEFGVPFRTVEALLADPAIEIIVNLTIPAAHVEVGLQVLHAGKHVYSEKPLGTTTAQARSLLALADARGLRVGCAPDTFLGGAQQTCRKLVDAGAIGQPVAGTAFFLCPGHERWHPNPAFYYAQGGGPMLDMGPYYITALVNLIGPVARVSGSTLRARSQRRITSEPLNGSLIDVEVATHVAGTLEFASGAVVSIATSFDVPRHRHSPIELYGTEASLLVPDPNHFGGQIELARPGENWQAQPTEHGWADGILRSIGVADMAHAIRADRPHRASGALALHVLEVMEAFQISSDTGRHVPIASRPERPPMLPTLHAVSQTTASWRFAHAEHA
- the acuI gene encoding acrylyl-CoA reductase AcuI, which encodes MFTGILVTKDDAGYRATLQQIDDSVLGDGDVTVRVEWSTLNYKDGLALTGASPVVRRFPLVPGIDFAGTVTHSTHPAWKPGDKVILNGWGVGETHSGGLAQQARVSGDWLVALPPAFSTRQAMAIGTAGYTAMLCVLALEKHGIHPADGEVLVTGANGGVGSVAIALLAKLGYTVVASTGRPAEADYLRALGATHIIDRAELSTPGKPLGKERWAGVVDAVGSHTLANACATTRRAGAVAACGLAGGMDFPASVAPFILRGISLYGIDSVMCPLPLRQQAWQRLAQDLDVAKLESMAHEIGLDQAVATGAALLQGSVRGRVVLKL